CTGAGGGACCGCTACGTGAGTGACGCCCCGACCTCTCCACCCGTCCCCGAGGGCCCCCTGCGTCCCCAGCGCCCAAGCAGGCGCGCCTCGGATCTCAGGGCAGAATTCAGACCGCGGCATCTTGCGGGGCGCCCCTGCGGTCAGCACACGCTCAGCCTCTGTGCCAGGCCCCAAAGGGCGCCCCCTCCAGGCCGACTCGGTTCCACGTCGGGGCGCCGGGCTTCGCAAGGCGACCGCGGGGTGCCTTCGGCCCACCGTCCAGGCCTTCCGACAGCTACGGGGCTCAGTGCACCATCCGCACAACCGTCCCCGGCCGGGAGCGTCCCACGTGTAGGAATCCCCGCCTTCCCAGCGCTTGGGGAGCGCAGCGAGGAGGCTCAGCCTCACCCCGACCCTTGTCCCACAGGAGGAGGAGACTCTGAGCTGGAGGTCGCGCAACTGCTCCTTTCGCCCAAGGAGGGACCCTCCGCGTCCCTGGGTGAGGCGGGCGAGCCGTCGGGGGGTGGCGCGGGCGGTGGGCGCGGCCTCTCTAACTCCCGCCTGCTCCCCATAGTCGTGCGCGCGGCTTCGCCTGGTGGCCCGGGGCCTCGAGGACGCCCAGGCCGTGCTGAGCCGCTGGCGGAGCCCGGAGCGGTTCCCCGGCACCGGCCCGATCCTGGAGCTGCTGGCGGCCGCGCGGCGGGACGTGGGGGCCTGCGTGAGTACCGCCCGCGCCCCCCGGCCCCTCCGGCTCGCTCTGCGCCCCCGGGCCTCCCCGCGAGGCCAATCTGTGCCCCGAACCGAAAAGCCGGCCCAGACACGATTCGCGTCGTCTCAGTGTCCCCCGATCCGGGCTTTGGTCTGCGGTGGGAGAGTCACTCACGGGCAGAGTCCCAGGGACCCTGGGTTCTTCGCCGTCTTCACGTCCCTCCTGTTCCCCTTGCAGCTCGAGCTGGTCCGGCCAGGCTCCTGGAGGAAGTCCCTGAGGCCACCGAGGACGCGTCCCCAAACACGCAGAGCTGCGAGTACCGCGGGTGGGGAGGCGGTGAGTCTGCAGGGGGGGAGCCGTGCGAGGCTGAGACGGGACGGGAGCTCGGACTCGGAGCGCTGAGCACCGGCAGGGGAGTTGGTCCGCAAGCGAATTCCTGGCTCAGTCCGCCTCCGCCTCCTTCCCGGGTTCCAGGACTCGCCTGGGTGCCACGAAGCCAGCGTCATCTTCAACCTCCTGCGCCTGCTCACGTGGGACCTGAGGCTGGTGGCAGACTGGGGGCCTTGTCTGTGATCCGGCCTGGGCTCGGCCGGGCCTGGGACCCGAAGCTCTGCGGGCGGGAGGCTTCGGGCCCCGGCCTCTGGGGGGTCCTTTGCAGCAGGCGGGTCTCTCAGCCAGCTCGGGAGATCCTCAGCCTCGGTTGGCGGGACCTCGACCCACCGGCACTGGGTGCCAGAGGTGCGGGTGCTTTTCCCAAGGCCAGAACGAGTTCCCCGGGATGCAGCGATACTTCCGTGGGACG
The sequence above is a segment of the Leopardus geoffroyi isolate Oge1 chromosome E2, O.geoffroyi_Oge1_pat1.0, whole genome shotgun sequence genome. Coding sequences within it:
- the LOC123578515 gene encoding interferon lambda-4-like yields the protein MGPRGAAAVAVGLWVLVTAGEAADPGVTTPRRCLLSHYRSLEPRAVAAVKALRDRYEEETLSWRSRNCSFRPRRDPPRPWSCARLRLVARGLEDAQAVLSRWRSPERFPGTGPILELLAAARRDVGACLELVRPGSWRKSLRPPRTRPQTRRAASTAGGEADSPGCHEASVIFNLLRLLTWDLRLVADWGPCL